The Candidatus Neomarinimicrobiota bacterium DNA segment GAAGCTGGAAGTTGGAAGTTGGCGTCGCTGCGCTCCTGACGTTTCAATCAAATCAATCTATCCAATCAACCCAATCAATCGACACTTGATTTTTGACTTTCGACTATCCCGAATAATCACTATAATTACATGCAAAGTCCAGAAATAATGGACATAGGATGAAAAATATGAGAGCTATTAAGCAACTGCGTAACCAAATTTCTGAAGACATATTTGATTATACGCAGGTGATGCATGTGTTATCCGAATATAAAAAACCCCGGGATGCCGTAACACGACTTCTGAAAAACAGGGATATTATCCGCATCCGGAAAGGGTTGTATGTTTTTGGTAAGATGTGGCAGAGACATAGCATTCCGAAAGAGACACTGGCGAACTTGATCTACGGCCCCTCAGCCGTGAGTCTGGAGTATGCCCTCTCTTACTATAATCTGATTCCGGAAGGGGTAAGAAGTGTGACCTCCGTGACGACCGGCAGGTCACGATCCTTTTCCACCCCCCTTGGACACTTTAGCTATGAACACCTTTCTCCCGAAAGGTTCGCCCACGGATTGACCCGGATTCAAGACCGCCACATATCAACCATCATGACTACTCCCCTGAAGGCTCTGGCAGATAAAGTGTGGACCGATAAACGGTTTCAACCCATTTCACCGGCCTCCTGTGAAACCTATCTCTTCGATGATCTCAGACTCGATACGTCAATCCTGAAAGATTTTTATGATGAAAAAATATTCCGGGAGATCGAAAGATGCTACCACGCACGAAAAATTACATGGCTGGGGATTTTCTTAAAACGATTTATGTCCTAAATCCATAAAGGATGTGTCCAATGCGTGAATTACTAAAAAATTTTCTGTCAACCGATAAATCGGATTCTCCCGGTGAACTCCTGTGGAGACTGCGGGAATTGATGCAATCGTTGATCCTTCTTGGACTCTGGAGAGCCCGTTTTTTTGAACATGCAGCCTTCTACGGAGGGACCGCCCTGCGGATTCTCTATGGTCTGGACAGATTTTCTGAAGATTTGGATTTCTCAACACTCTCACCTCAAATGGATTGGGACTGGACTCCCTATGGCCGTGCCGTTGAAAAAGAATTAAATGCCTTTGGCTTCTCCATGCGGTTTGAATCCCATGAAAAAAGTATGAATGAACAAATTGCATCCGCTTTTTTAAAAGGAAATACCCGTCAACAACTTCTGATTGTTGAACCTGAAGAAACTCTGCTCCGTCATATCCATGGACGATCACTCATCAAGATTAAACTGGAACTTGATAAAGATCCGCCTCCCGGATTTTCAACCGACATGAAATATCACTATTTGCCTGTTCCCTTTGCTATTCGGTCCTACTCTTTGCCCTGTCTGTTCGCCGGTAAAATGCATGCCATGCTTTTTCGGGAATGGAAAAACAGGGTTAAAGGCCGGGATTGGTACGATTTTATCTGGTTTGTAAGCCAAAATATTCCCCTTGATCTACAATACCTGGAATCACGGATGAGACAAACCGGCCACCTCCATGAAAATGAACCCCTCACCCGGGAAAAATTTTTATACCTCCTGAGACAAAAAATCAAAACCCTGAATCTGAATGCCACCCGTAAAGACGTGATCCCTTTTATTAAAAACCCCGAACAAATTGATATCTGGTCTAAAGACTTTTTCCTTTCTGCCGTGGAAAAAATTGGGATTAAATGATGAATTTATACGTGACGCGTGACAAGGGGGAGTGACGAGTAACGCGTGACGAGTAACAAGGGGGGTGGGAGAAAGTGGACTTCCTACAAAAAAGTGGACAGATAGATACGCTTCAAGCAACATGGTTTGATTTTTTCTTTTCATAGTATTTTGTTAGATACTGTAAAGGCGTTTTATAGCCCACGGTTGAATGTTTTCTGAGAGTGTTATAAAAGGTCTCGATATAATCAAAGATGGCAGAACGGGCTTCTTTTCGGGTTTTAAAAGAGCATTGATAGACTAATTCTGCTTTCAGTGTTTTAAAGAAGCTTTCAGCCACGGCATTGTCATAACAGTTTCCTTTGCCGCTCATACTTTGAATACACTTATATTTTTTTAACAGTTTTCTAAAGTTTTTAGCGGCATACTGGATTCCCCGGTCTGAATGAAAGATCAATCCCCGGGGTATCCCATATCGTGCATAGGCGTGACTCAGCGCTGCTTCTGTGGTCTGCGACGCCTTTAAACGATCACTCATGGACCATCCCACCACAGCCCGATGATACAGATCAATGATAACGGTCAGATACAGCCAGCCTTCCCGTGTCCTGATGTGAGTGATATCAGAAACCAATACTTTGTGAGGCTTTTCAACATGGAAGTTCTGTTCCAGAAGATTGGGAGAGATCGGATAGCTGTGTTTTGAATTGGTGGTGACTTTGAACTTTTTATGCCGTTTCGCACGTATACCGGCAATCTTCATTAAGCGGGCTACCCGGACTTTACTGCACAAAATACCGGCATCACGAAGTTCTTCAGCCATACGAGGACTTCCATAGTTCCTTTTCTTTGGATTCGCATGAATCGCTTTGATTTTCGCTGTGATCATGGCATTTTCACGGGCTCTGTTGCTTTCTGGTGATTTCAGCCATTGATAATATCTGCTCCGGCTCACATTTAATACCTGGCACATTTTCTTAACTCGATGTTCGGAGCGATGCCGATGGATAAACCAGCATTTCATCGTGTTTGTTTCGAGAAAATGGCCAAGGCTTTTTTTAAGATGTCGCGCTCCTCTTCGGCATCCCGTAAACGCTTCTCCAGGGCACGACGTGATGCCTCCTCCGGATCTCCAAGATTTCCCTGGCCTGGAAAGGAGTGTTCCCCGGCCGATAATTGTTCCCGTTTCCAACGATGAAGAAGCTCTGGTCTGATGCCTAAATCTTTTGCGATTTCCTTTACCAACTTTTCACTGTTCTTCATTAATTCCACCGCTTCCCGTTTGAATTCCGGCGGATACGTCCTTCGTTCTTTTAACATTGGTCTTCCTTTCTTTTTCTTCTCTGCAATTTAAAGCTTAACTGCGTGTTCACAAAATTATAGAAAGACCAAAGGGCTATTTTTGGCGGGAGAGATAGCGGATAAGACCGATAGTCATGTTCTTGATTTCGAGGATTTCTTTTTGAAATGTGTATAATGAATCATTGGTTATGTATTCAAGATTGTTCGAGATCGTCAGTTGTGTTTCCAATTCCGATAAACTGCCCAGGGCGACATATAAAAATTGGATGTTCTCTCTTTTCGTATGTCGTGCCGAGCCTTCTGCGATATTGGAAGGAATAGAAACAGCAGATCGTCGCATTTGATTCATCATGCCATATTTTTCATCATCCGGAAAACTCTTTGTTATCCTGTATATCTCTGTAACTAATACAATGCTTCGTTTCCAGACATCCAAATCTTTATGCGATTTCAAAACAACCTCTCATGTTATACACTTAACTAAAATATACTAAAAAACATCACACTAAACAATAATTATCCCACAAAACCCACTTGTTACTCGTCACTCGTCACGCGTCACTCCACTCGTCACTCGTCACGCGTCACGCGTCACTCCCACCCGTCACGCGTCACTTTTTTACCTTCCTCCAAAAGAAAAAAAATTTTAAATTAAACACTTGTATTCAAAGAAAGGATGCATGAATAAAGTAAGTCAATGGCGTGAATTTGTTCAACGGCTTGGGTATGTCCAATCGGTGGTGCTCACAACCCACCTGAATCCCGACGGCGATGCCATCGGTTCCGAACTGGCCATGGCCAATCACCTGCGGCAGTTGGGGAAAAAGGTGTCAATCCTCAATCCCTCGCCGATGCCCGATTCCATCCGTTTCCTGGATGAATCCAATGAAATCAAAACCTTTGTGAAAAGGGTCCACGAAGGGGAAATTCAGGCTGCGGATCTGTTGATTTTTCTCGATATCGGCGATTTCGACCGGGCCGGCTATGTGGGACAGGCAGCCCGGAGTGTATCCAAAAATGTGATTTCCATCGATCACCATCCCCAGGCCTCCCACGATAAGTACCTTTTGTATATCGAAGATACCAAGGCTTCATCTACCGGCTATATGATTTATGAGTACCTGAAAGCCTTTTATCCCTCTCACCTGAATGCCCCCATGGCCACCGCCCTCTATGCTGCCGTTATGACCGATACAGGCAATTTCCGCTTTTCCAATACCCGGGCCGAAGATCACCACATGGCCGGAGACCTGATTCCCTACGGTATCGATCCTTATAAGATGTATTGCCGTATTTATGAACATTTCTCCCTGGCCCGTATGCAACTCCTGGGACACGTTCTTCAGAATCTCCGTTTTGAGTCGGAGGGACGGCTGGTTTGGTTTGTGATTACCCGGGAGATGATGGAAAAGTACGGCACCAAATATGACGATCTGGAGGGTTTCAGCGATTTTATGCGCTCCATTGCCGGGGTGGAAGTGAGTATGATGTTCAAGGAGATGGAGGACGGAACCTGCCGGGTGAACCTCCGTTCAAAAAGCAGGGTGATGATTCATAAGGTGGCTCAGCATTTCGGCGGCGGCGGACATCCCTTTGCCGCCGGGGCAAACCTGAAAAAGGGACTGGATGAAGCCATCCCTGTCATTCTGAAAGAAGTCAAACGGGTTATCGAGGCAACTCCATGAGTAAATCACGGATTACAATCGATCTTGCCAAAGGCTGTGGATTCTGCGCCGGAGTCCGCAGGGCAGTCCAAATGGCCGAAGAAGCCGCAAAAAAACACGGCCGGGTCACCATGCTGGGCGATATTGTCCACAATGAGACTGTAATCAAAGAACTGGCCGGGAAAGGCGTGAATGTGGTCAGCTCCCCCGATGAAATTCCCGAAGAGGTTCCCATCCTCCTCCGGGCCCATGGCACCACACCTGCGGTGGAAGATGAACTCTACGGCCGGGGACTCACGGTCCTCGATGCCACCTGTCCCCTGGTCCGGGAGATCCATAAGGTGATTCGGGAACTGGAAAAGGAGGGACGCCGTTGCCTGATTGTAGGCGATCAGGGTCATGATGAGGTGGTGGGTATTGCCGGACAGGTTCATGAAGCGGTGGTGATTGCCACACCTGAAGAGGCCCGGAAACTTCCCACCATGAAAAAGGCCGGAGTGGTCTCCCAGAGCACCCAGACCCAGGCGAATCTTCAGGCTGTCGTGGCCGAACTCCTCCCGAAGGTCCTGGATCTGCGGGTCGTAAATACCATCTGTGCTCCCAGCCGCCTGAATCAGCGGGAAGCCGAACGGGTGGCCCGGGAGAATGAGCTGGTGATTGTGATCGGGAGCGACACTTCCGCCAATACAAAGCGCCTGGTAGAGGTGGCCCGGCGTTTGAACTCCAATGTTATCCGCATTGCCTCTGCGGATGAGCTTGATATTGAGGCTTTGAAATCCGTACAATCAATAGGGATTACCGCCGGGGCCAGTACCCCCGATGCAGTAATCCGGGATGTGATTCATACAATTCAAACGATATGAGTGGAAAGAAGGACTGACATGGAAAAGAGTTCCTATGAAGTGAAAGTGGGCTTGGCGGAGATGCTGAAAGGTGGCGTCATTATGGACGTGACCAATGTGGACCAGGCGAAAATTGCAGAAGATGCCGGCGCGGCGGCCGTAATGGCTCTGGAACGGATACCCGCCGATATCCGGACCTATGGCGGCATTGCCCGGATGAGCAATCCCGAGATGATCCTCAGGATCAAAGAGGCGGTCTCGATTCCCGTCATGGCAAAATGCCGGATTGGTCACTTTGCCGAAGCCCAGATTCTGGAAGAACTGGGGATTGATTTTATTGATGAATCGGAGGTACTGACTCCCGCCGATGAAGAAAACCATATTTGGAAACACGATTTTAAAGCGCCCTTTGTCTGTGGTTGCCGGGATCTTGGAGAAGCCCTCCGGCGAATCGGCGAAGGAGCCGCCATGATGCGGACAAAAGGCGAAGCCGGTACCGGCGATATCGTGGAAGCGGTCCGCCACATGCGGGAAGTAAACCGGGGAATCCGGCGCCTGCAGATGATGGACAAAGAAGAATTGATGGCCGAAGCCAAGCGCCTGGGAGCCCCCTTTTCCGTGGTGGAAATTGTGGCTCAGAAAGGCCGCCTGCCTGTCCCCAATTTTGCTGCCGGCGGCGTGGCAACCCCTGCCGATGCCTCCCTCATGATGCAGCTGGGCGCCGAAGCGGTCTTCGTGGGATCCGGGATTTTTAAATCCGACGATCCTTCCGCCCGGGCAGAGGCCATTGTGAAAGCCGTGACCTATTACAACGATCCGGCGGTGCTTCTGGAAGTCTCGAAAGGACTCAAGGACGCTATGGTCGGCCAGCCGGCCAAAGATCTGTCCGATGATGAACAACTGGCCAAACGGGGGTGGTAGTTGATCAGAATCGGAGTGCTGGCCATTCAGGGCGCCTTTCGGAAACATGCGGAAGCCCTCGAATCCCTTAAGACTCAGCCGGTGATTGTCAAATATGCCGCGGACCTGAATTATCTGGACGGACTCATTATCCCCGGCGGGGAATCCACCGTGATGACCCGCCAACTGGGATTCCGCCTGTCCTGGGAGGATCTCAACGCCTTCGCCCAAAAAAAGGCGGTCTTCGGTACCTGCGCCGGGCTCATCCTCCTGGGAAAAGGCTGCTCCGATCCAAGAGTGCGGCAACTGGGACTCCTGGATGCGGCGATTGAACGGAATGCCTACGGATCCCAGATTGAATCCTTTACGGAAAATGTAACCCTTTCCTTTGATAAACATCCTTTTCATGCCGTCTTTATCCGGGCACCGAAGATTCTCAAAGTTGGAAAAGAGGCCGAAATTGTGGCCACATTCCGGGGCGAAGCGGTGATGATCCGGCAAAAACACCTTTTGGGCGCTGCCTTTCATCCCGAGCTCACAAATGATGTTCGGATTCATGACTATTTTATCCGGCACTGTGTAACCCAATCCGGGAAGTGATATGGAATATCAATATCTAAACGGGGTCAATTCCCCGGCAGACCTGAAAAAGCTCAATGTGAACGAACTCAAAATCCTGGCCGGTGAGGTCCGGGGTTTTATTATTGAGAATGTGAGAAAAACCGGCGGCCATCTGGCCCCTTCCCTCGGTGTGGTGGAACTGACCATCGCCCTCCTTTATGTGTTTGACCTGCCCGGGGATAAAATTATCTGGGATGTGGGTCACCAGGCCTATGCCTATAAGGTCCTCACCGGCCGGCGGGATAAGCTCCATACCCTCCGCCAGTATGGCGGCATCAGCGGTTTTCTGAAACGGGAGGAAAGTGAATACGACGTATACGGCGCCGGACACGCCTCTACGTCTATCTCCGCCGCCCTCGGCTTTTCCGTGGCCAATGAGCTTTTGGAACAACCGGGACGCATCCTGGCGGTGATCGGGGATGGTTCCCTTACCGGCGGACTGGCTTACGAGGGATTGAATAATCTGGGGAACATGAAAAAACAGATGATCACCATCCTCAACGACAATGCCATGTCCATCTCCCCCAACGTGGGAGCCATGTCCAAATATCTGAACAAAATTGTTACCGATCCCATCTATAACCGCATCCGGGATAAAATCTGGAATCTTACAAGTAAATTCTCCATGGGCAAATTTATGCTCCGGAGCGGACTCCAAAAGCTGGAGGAGAGCCTGAAATCCCTTCTGGTCCCCGGCATGCTCTTTGATGAACTTGGGGTGCGCTATATAGGTCCCATAGACGGCCACGACCTTCAGGCCCTGGTTGCCACTTTCCGCCGCCTGAAGGATATTAAAACTCCCCTCCTGGTTCACGTGATTACCAAAAAGGGAAAGGGACTTACGGAAGCGGAAGACGATCCCACCACCTTTCACGGCATTCAGGGAGGTAAGGTTGGACCCAAACCCAAGTCGCCCTCTTATACCCAAGTGTTTGGCCACACCGCCGTGGAGCTGGCGGAAAAGGAAAAACGGGTGGTGGCAATTACCGCCGCCATGCGGGAAGGAACAGGACTTGTTGAATTTTATAAGAAATTCCCGGACCGTTTTTTTGATGTAGGTATTGCCGAAGCACATGCCGTCACCTTTGCCGCCGGACTGGCAGCCAACGGTCTACGACCTATTGTGGCCATTTATTCAACCTTTCTGCAGCGGGCGCTGGATCAGGTGATGCACGATGTATCCCTCCAGAAACTCCCGGTGATTTTCTGCCTGGACCGGGCGGGACTCGTGGGCGCCGACGGTCCCACACACCACGGGGTTTTTGATCTCTCCTACATTTCCATGCTGCCCGGTGTGTTTGTCGCCGCTCCCAAAGACGGTAATGAACTCCGGAACCTGATGCACTCCGCTTTGACCGTGACGGACCGGCCCTATGTGATTCGCTATCCCCGGGATGAGGCGGTCCGCTTTGATCCGGACATTGAACCCGAACTCATCGAACCCGGCACCTGGGAAATTCTTCAGAAAGGGAAAAAACTGGCCCTTATTGCCACCGGCTCCATGGTCTACGAGTCCGAACTGGCCCTCCGGATGCTGGCCGGTGTGATTCCCGACGTAACTTTTGTGAATGCCCGCTTTGTCAAACCCATGGATACAGCCATGCTCAAAGAGCTGGCCGAATCCCATAAGATTCTCCTCACGGTAGAGGAAAATGTCTCTGCCGGCGGGTTGGGACAGCAGATTCGGGCATTCTGCAACCACAGCGGAAAAACCCGGGTGGTGAATATGTCCCTCCCCGATGCCTATATTCCCCACGGCAAGCGGACCGAATTGCTGAAACATGCAGGGCTCTCCGCCACGGATATTGCCGATACTCTGAAAGAACTCATCAAATAAGGACAGTATGATTCGTTTTAAAACATCCTCTACGGCTTTTTATGCCGATCTTCACCTTCATTCCACGGCGTCGGACGGGCAGTTTTCACCGGTTGCCGTAGCACAAAAACTCATCCGCAAGGGCGTGATGGCCGCCTCCCTCACCGATCACGATACGGTAAACGGTTTTGCCCCCTTCCAAAAAAAATTCCGGGGGATTGCTGTCCCCGGCATGGAACTTTCCGTCCTTCACGAGGGGACCGATTTTCACCTCCTGGGATACGGCTTCGATCCCGGGAATCCCCGCCTCAACGAAAGGCTGGGCTACTACCGGAAAATCCGCCACGAACGCATGGGCAAAATGGTGGCAAAATTGCAGCATCTTGGACTCCCCATCCGCCGGGAAGAGGTGGAAAAGGAACTCGGCGCCGCTACAGCCGCCGGACGTCCCCACATCGCCCGGGTCCTGGTGGCGCGGGGCTGGGTGAAGTCCGTCAGCGAGGCTTTCAATACCTACCTGGATTACGATAAACCGGCCTACGTGCCCAAGGCCAGGATGAGTTTTGATGAAGGTCTGGAGCTGATTCACGCCGCCAAAGGTATCGCCGTCCTGGCTCACCCCGGCAAAAGCAGTCCCGACGGCCCCACACCTCTTCTCAATCATCCCGACTTAGACGGTATCGAGGTCTGGCATCCCGACCACAACGGGGAGATGTCTGAACAGCTTCTGGAAATTGCCGCAGCCAACGGACAGATTCCCACCGGCGGATCCGATTTTCACGGTACCCGTCCCGGTGTTCAGTCCTCCCTCGGGGAATTCGGCCTGGATATCCGTCGCTGGATGGATTTTAAAGAAACTTTAAAAAAACGCGAGACCTTCATCGCGCCATATTTGTAAGCCATGATACAAATTGATTCTCTCACCCTGGGCATTTTTCAGTCCAACACCTATTTTCTCACCGAAGCGGGGGAGACCCTCATCATCGATCCCGGAGACCGTGGACAAAAAATTTTGGATTTTATCCGGGAGAAAGGGCTGAATCCCGTGGGTGTTGTGTGTACTCACGCCCACCCGGATCACATCATTTCCGCACCTCTTATGATGAAAGAGTTTTCCATTCCCTGTTTTCTTCATGAAAAGGAACGGGAGGTGCTGAAATACCTGAAAACCATGTGTGAACAATTTTACATGCCCTACCACGGCGAACCGAAGCCTGTTACCTGGCTGGACGGAAAAAAACTTTTAAAGGCTGGACATTTTACCCTTGAATACCGCCATACCCCCGGACACACTCCCGGCGGAATCGTGATTCTCACCCCCGAAGGCGTATTCACCGGCGATACCATTTTTTACCGCTCCGTGGGACGAACCGACTTCCCCGGCGGAAATCACGAGGCCCTGATGGAGTCCATCCGAACCCAGATTTTCACCCTCCCCGGCGAGACCATTCTCCGGCCGGGACACGGGCCTGAAACCACTGTAAACCATGAAAAACAACACAATCCCTTTACCGCCGGACTCTGAAAAAAAGCGGTTTTCACCCCCGGGGTTTCTTATCTTTGATTATGACAGAATGGTCAGTCCTGGCACATAAAGTGCACCGGCACATCACGGAAGAAAATCTCCTCACCCGGGGAGAGAGGCTCCTTGTAGCCCTTTCGGGCGGACGGGACAGCGTGGCTCTTTTGTATCTTCTTCACGAACTGGCCCCGGCCTGGGACTGGCGCCTGGTAGCAGGCCATGTAAATCACGGTCTCCGTCCCGGCGCCGATTCCCGGGAATCCGCCCTTTGCCGGCAAATCGCTCACAATCTTGAGATTCCCCTCCGGGAAGGCAAACTGACTATTCCCCGCTCCGGCAACCTGGAACAAACCGCCCGGCAGATGCGTTACGACCTGCTCGAATCCTGGGCAGAGGAGGAGGGATGCTCCGCTATCCTCACCGGCCACCACATGGATGATCAGGCCGAAACCA contains these protein-coding regions:
- a CDS encoding nucleotidyl transferase AbiEii/AbiGii toxin family protein, with amino-acid sequence MRELLKNFLSTDKSDSPGELLWRLRELMQSLILLGLWRARFFEHAAFYGGTALRILYGLDRFSEDLDFSTLSPQMDWDWTPYGRAVEKELNAFGFSMRFESHEKSMNEQIASAFLKGNTRQQLLIVEPEETLLRHIHGRSLIKIKLELDKDPPPGFSTDMKYHYLPVPFAIRSYSLPCLFAGKMHAMLFREWKNRVKGRDWYDFIWFVSQNIPLDLQYLESRMRQTGHLHENEPLTREKFLYLLRQKIKTLNLNATRKDVIPFIKNPEQIDIWSKDFFLSAVEKIGIK
- a CDS encoding IS3 family transposase, which gives rise to MSRSRYYQWLKSPESNRARENAMITAKIKAIHANPKKRNYGSPRMAEELRDAGILCSKVRVARLMKIAGIRAKRHKKFKVTTNSKHSYPISPNLLEQNFHVEKPHKVLVSDITHIRTREGWLYLTVIIDLYHRAVVGWSMSDRLKASQTTEAALSHAYARYGIPRGLIFHSDRGIQYAAKNFRKLLKKYKCIQSMSGKGNCYDNAVAESFFKTLKAELVYQCSFKTRKEARSAIFDYIETFYNTLRKHSTVGYKTPLQYLTKYYEKKKSNHVA
- a CDS encoding transposase, which translates into the protein MLKERRTYPPEFKREAVELMKNSEKLVKEIAKDLGIRPELLHRWKREQLSAGEHSFPGQGNLGDPEEASRRALEKRLRDAEEERDILKKALAIFSKQTR
- a CDS encoding four helix bundle protein, translating into MKSHKDLDVWKRSIVLVTEIYRITKSFPDDEKYGMMNQMRRSAVSIPSNIAEGSARHTKRENIQFLYVALGSLSELETQLTISNNLEYITNDSLYTFQKEILEIKNMTIGLIRYLSRQK
- a CDS encoding bifunctional oligoribonuclease/PAP phosphatase NrnA, which gives rise to MNKVSQWREFVQRLGYVQSVVLTTHLNPDGDAIGSELAMANHLRQLGKKVSILNPSPMPDSIRFLDESNEIKTFVKRVHEGEIQAADLLIFLDIGDFDRAGYVGQAARSVSKNVISIDHHPQASHDKYLLYIEDTKASSTGYMIYEYLKAFYPSHLNAPMATALYAAVMTDTGNFRFSNTRAEDHHMAGDLIPYGIDPYKMYCRIYEHFSLARMQLLGHVLQNLRFESEGRLVWFVITREMMEKYGTKYDDLEGFSDFMRSIAGVEVSMMFKEMEDGTCRVNLRSKSRVMIHKVAQHFGGGGHPFAAGANLKKGLDEAIPVILKEVKRVIEATP
- the ispH gene encoding 4-hydroxy-3-methylbut-2-enyl diphosphate reductase; protein product: MSKSRITIDLAKGCGFCAGVRRAVQMAEEAAKKHGRVTMLGDIVHNETVIKELAGKGVNVVSSPDEIPEEVPILLRAHGTTPAVEDELYGRGLTVLDATCPLVREIHKVIRELEKEGRRCLIVGDQGHDEVVGIAGQVHEAVVIATPEEARKLPTMKKAGVVSQSTQTQANLQAVVAELLPKVLDLRVVNTICAPSRLNQREAERVARENELVIVIGSDTSANTKRLVEVARRLNSNVIRIASADELDIEALKSVQSIGITAGASTPDAVIRDVIHTIQTI
- the pdxS gene encoding pyridoxal 5'-phosphate synthase lyase subunit PdxS, coding for MEKSSYEVKVGLAEMLKGGVIMDVTNVDQAKIAEDAGAAAVMALERIPADIRTYGGIARMSNPEMILRIKEAVSIPVMAKCRIGHFAEAQILEELGIDFIDESEVLTPADEENHIWKHDFKAPFVCGCRDLGEALRRIGEGAAMMRTKGEAGTGDIVEAVRHMREVNRGIRRLQMMDKEELMAEAKRLGAPFSVVEIVAQKGRLPVPNFAAGGVATPADASLMMQLGAEAVFVGSGIFKSDDPSARAEAIVKAVTYYNDPAVLLEVSKGLKDAMVGQPAKDLSDDEQLAKRGW
- the pdxT gene encoding pyridoxal 5'-phosphate synthase glutaminase subunit PdxT, producing MRIGVLAIQGAFRKHAEALESLKTQPVIVKYAADLNYLDGLIIPGGESTVMTRQLGFRLSWEDLNAFAQKKAVFGTCAGLILLGKGCSDPRVRQLGLLDAAIERNAYGSQIESFTENVTLSFDKHPFHAVFIRAPKILKVGKEAEIVATFRGEAVMIRQKHLLGAAFHPELTNDVRIHDYFIRHCVTQSGK
- a CDS encoding 1-deoxy-D-xylulose-5-phosphate synthase, whose protein sequence is MEYQYLNGVNSPADLKKLNVNELKILAGEVRGFIIENVRKTGGHLAPSLGVVELTIALLYVFDLPGDKIIWDVGHQAYAYKVLTGRRDKLHTLRQYGGISGFLKREESEYDVYGAGHASTSISAALGFSVANELLEQPGRILAVIGDGSLTGGLAYEGLNNLGNMKKQMITILNDNAMSISPNVGAMSKYLNKIVTDPIYNRIRDKIWNLTSKFSMGKFMLRSGLQKLEESLKSLLVPGMLFDELGVRYIGPIDGHDLQALVATFRRLKDIKTPLLVHVITKKGKGLTEAEDDPTTFHGIQGGKVGPKPKSPSYTQVFGHTAVELAEKEKRVVAITAAMREGTGLVEFYKKFPDRFFDVGIAEAHAVTFAAGLAANGLRPIVAIYSTFLQRALDQVMHDVSLQKLPVIFCLDRAGLVGADGPTHHGVFDLSYISMLPGVFVAAPKDGNELRNLMHSALTVTDRPYVIRYPRDEAVRFDPDIEPELIEPGTWEILQKGKKLALIATGSMVYESELALRMLAGVIPDVTFVNARFVKPMDTAMLKELAESHKILLTVEENVSAGGLGQQIRAFCNHSGKTRVVNMSLPDAYIPHGKRTELLKHAGLSATDIADTLKELIK
- a CDS encoding PHP domain-containing protein codes for the protein MIRFKTSSTAFYADLHLHSTASDGQFSPVAVAQKLIRKGVMAASLTDHDTVNGFAPFQKKFRGIAVPGMELSVLHEGTDFHLLGYGFDPGNPRLNERLGYYRKIRHERMGKMVAKLQHLGLPIRREEVEKELGAATAAGRPHIARVLVARGWVKSVSEAFNTYLDYDKPAYVPKARMSFDEGLELIHAAKGIAVLAHPGKSSPDGPTPLLNHPDLDGIEVWHPDHNGEMSEQLLEIAAANGQIPTGGSDFHGTRPGVQSSLGEFGLDIRRWMDFKETLKKRETFIAPYL
- a CDS encoding MBL fold metallo-hydrolase, with protein sequence MIQIDSLTLGIFQSNTYFLTEAGETLIIDPGDRGQKILDFIREKGLNPVGVVCTHAHPDHIISAPLMMKEFSIPCFLHEKEREVLKYLKTMCEQFYMPYHGEPKPVTWLDGKKLLKAGHFTLEYRHTPGHTPGGIVILTPEGVFTGDTIFYRSVGRTDFPGGNHEALMESIRTQIFTLPGETILRPGHGPETTVNHEKQHNPFTAGL